Part of the Cyclopterus lumpus isolate fCycLum1 chromosome 16, fCycLum1.pri, whole genome shotgun sequence genome, ctcgtttcctctcatctcccctGCTCTGGTGCTCCTATATAACCTCTGACATGGACCCCCTCTCCTCATCATGCTCGTGTGAAGGGAGTAGCCGCTGTCTGCTCTTCAGCGTGACATATAGAGTCACACATACTTTAAGGTTTCAGGTTCATTTGTTGTACTTGTTGGTTCTTTATCAGAAAGGTAATTGTGCAAATTTCTGCTGACCGGACAAACCTTCAGACCTTCAAGTCACACAGGACTGTCAATCAGCAGCCAGGTGAACATGACGAAGCACCCAGCTGTCATCTTAAAGATGGCCtcgatgctgctgctgctgctgctgctgctgctgcacggcACAGGTGAGATCTGTGGACTTTATTACCATTTCTGTGGCATAATGATGTGTTTTGATGCACACGGCATGCCTGAAATATGGAGACTTTGAGACTTAAAGTGAGTTTGTGTTGGTGAGCAGGAAATAACTCAGGAAATAACCAATATCTGACTGTTTAGTCCCAAATATAAAGTTTGTGGTCCgtataaaacaagaaaaagacaagtgtcataaaaaaagaaaggaaaaaaagatgatgaaatagaTTAAATGAGATTTCAagttttaataattaatttaagttaAATTAAACCTGACATGTTGATGTCTTCAATTCAGATGATCACGTCGGTCTTTCTTgcacatttgttattttatcaACAGGCATTTTTTGTCATAATACAGACTGATCAATTAACATGTGTCATAttagttcatttaaaaatgacacgTAGTAATGTTTACTGTCAGTTAACTTGGGAGTTTGgttgttaatttattttagaaatCATAAGAATTTACAATGCGGATGTCAATCAACTCAATGTTTGCTCAGCTGCACGGCGTCAATCGAGAACACacgtgtgtttatttttataaatgctttttttggggggaaaaagtcGAAACGGGTGCacgagaaaaaacaaaaaaaactctgttCCTCCCCCTCGTAGAAGCGAAGATGGACATGATTACCAGTAAGCAGGACATTCAGGTGGGAGAAGATATCTTACTGTTGTGTAAAGGTGAGTCATTTTCAATTGGATTTCATGTTTTCTAGATGTTTCCAAGGAAGCGTGTTCAAGCATTTATGTTTTGCTGCTCCTCCCCCGtcccagctggaggagagggagacatAGTGTGGCAGAAGGACGGGGAGGACATCGACGATGAAGACAAGGTGTCAAACATCGACGAGTCGACTTCTAAATTGGTAATTAAGAAGGCCACGAGGCAGGACGCGGGCAGATATACCTGCCTGTGTGAATTCGACAACGGACACAAAGATGACATTATGACACAGCTGTATGTTTATGGTGCGTAACAGATGGCAGAACCCGTCTATTGTAACCGagcctttatttagccagggaATATAAATTGTTTGATATTCAGCATGTGAGAACTTGTTTTAATGAAAACCAACCCTACATTTTGATGATGATTTCCATCATCCGCGTGCTTCGTTGTCATGGAGTAAGCATCCTAacctcctctttttttgtcagagGGTCCATCATTTGGGAGCACCAACACCTACCATGAGTTTCTGGAGGGCACAGACGTAGTGATGCCGTGCCTGGTGACCGGCCAGCCGGCCGTCGACGTCCACTGGCTCAGACACAGAGAAGAAATCTCCTCAAACGGTATAGGCCCAGGGGCTCCGAGCCCCTCCTGATGTTTTTGTAAACTTGACTCTCGTGCAAAAGCAGCGTCGTAACTTTctttttcctgtctctctgacttcAGCTGAAGACCGCGTGCGTCGCCTCCCCGACGGCACGGTGCACATCAAACAGGTGAAGAGGGAGGACGCCGGGACGTACGTGTGTCTGGCTCAGATCAGAGGGAGGCCCATCAAAGAGGAGCTCCCCGTCTCCGTGGTCGTCAACGGTCAGCGTGAATATTAAATAGTGTCCTTTCtggtgtcttttaaaaaaataaaaaataaaacacgatgtgtggggggggggtgacacaATTGTGCCAATGGGTGTTATAGTTAGTGCTTTTGAGACATAATGATGTGTGATTTTGGAATATGAAAAAAATTACGATTCCCTCTTGCAGCTCCCACGACGACGCGTCTGAGAGAAGAGGTGAAGAAAGTGATGGCCGGACCGGAAACCAACGTTTCCCTGCTGTGTTTGGTGGACGGTCTACCCAAACCCAACATCACCTGGATGTTGTAAGTCCTGACTTTTGAGTATTTTGTTCAGAAAGACACGTTATGCATTAGTTTGTTGATAATGTGTACATGTAAGTATAATATGGGATGAATTTAAACCAGttctttcttgtgtgtgtgtgtgtgtgtgtgtggcctctttctttctcatttcctccaTTAATCCGTGCCTGAAAAGAATCTGCATGACACATCTGCCCCCAGTCTTCAATATGAAGATGAATAACAAATCCCCCGGTGTGTGTTTTGCTctgctcgtcctcctcccaGGCCGGTGGCGTTTGACCCTTCGCATCATCGGTTTAACTCCGACCGCAGCCAGATGACCATAAGCTCTGTTGCCAGGGCCGACTACGGCGAGTACGTCTGCACCGCCGCCAACAAGATATCTGAGAGCAGCGCCACCTTCATGCTTCACGTTTACGGTGCGTTCAATTTTAATACCATTCCTTTCCACCTCTCTGACAACAAAGACGCGCAATGAGAATGAACGTATAACTCAGCATACATGaacctgctgctggtggtggacATGTTTACTGTATCCTGTGGTGGTGACACATGGGATGTTTCATCACAGAGGCCCCAGAGGTGTTTGTGTCAGCGGAGCAGCAGAGCGTCTcagtgggagagagagtgtCTGTGTCCTGTAACGTCTCTGGACATCCTCAGCCGGAGCTATACTGGCTCAACAAGCACAATGGACGCACTCTGGTAAGAGTTCATGTCCAGCTTCTCCAACGACATCACATTTGCAGACTTTAAGATTGGGTCCGATATGTCCCCCCCCTTGTCAGGACTCGAGCTCCGGTCTTGTCCGTGCTGTCGATGGTGCGTTGGTGATTGATGAGGTAGTGCCCTCTGATGGTGGAACGTATTCCTGCATGGCTGTCAGCACCTCTGGAAATGCATCGAGAGACGTTGCAATACACAGTGAGAGTTcacgtctgtctctgtctggAAGACCAAAGCAGATTCAATCTTTTACTTATAACCATCTTTTCTCTGACCCGCCTCCCTTATGCACAGCCCAGCCCGGTCCGCCTCCCGACCTGTCGGTCTCACCTGGACTAACCACGGTCCACTTCTCCCTCAAATCCCTCCCCGTCAGCGGAGGAACACCAATCACCAGCTTCGTCCTGCAGTGGAGGCAAAGTGCAGCTGAAGCGTGGAAGGAGGTCACAGTCCCGGTTTCAGGTAACACACCCGGCTTTTATATTTACTGGTACATTCAAATAATTGCAACCTTCATACTTTCAACTGCTTATATACACCATCGACTCACATTTAATTACTTCGTAAGGTCCCCgatccatctcctccctccggCCGTACACGCCGTACACGGTGCGTCTGGCTGCCTTGAATGCAGTGGGAGTGGGACAGTTCTCAGACCAGCACACCGTCCGCACCCAGGGAATGCGTAAGTGGTACAAACACTACATTTCTGtcaacacacaccacatatatatatattacatgcgTGGAGCATAGAGCAAGGTATACATACGTACATgatgtacaatatatgtcaatatataaggcttttcctcctcatctgccATCACtcatttttcttattcttcttccaTGACGTCGCCATCTGCCGCCTGACGGACATTCGTGCTGCTGACGACACCATGTGATCCACCGTGATCCATCCTCAGGAGGTAAAGTACCCACAGTGATCTACTAAACAAGGGGAAAAAATACACCAGTTGTTCCtcaactctttcttttctcttcgcCTTCTGTTCGTAGGTGAACCAGACCGCCCGGTTCTGTTGTCCAACGAGATGAAAGTAGAGGGCAACTCCTTCTCCGTCCCTCTTCAACCGACCGATGATGGTGGAACTCCTCTGCTGCACTTTGACATACGATACAAACCGGTGAGAGACGGTCTCTGCCTTTctcaatgaataataataatatttttttcatgttgtttaCACTGTATCCTTCGGTTCCTACACGCTCTCGCAGGATGAAGAGGGGACCGAGTGGAAAGAGATGCAGCTGCCGCCCGATGCCGACTCTGTCTCCCTTCGAGATCTGTCCTACGGCTCAGACTATCAACTGGAAGTGTCATCCATCAACCCGAACGGTTCCTCCGCCCCTGCCATTTTCAACTTCACCATCGCAGATCAGCCTGGTACGTGGCCTTCCAGTCCCTATGTCATACACAACAAAATGAGATTGTTTGCCGCACTTTGAGTTCGCTCACCTTGACTCTTTCCTCTCCGTTCCTCCAGTCAAATCGAGCCGCATGACCAAAGGCAGCGTGGTCGCCGTCGTCATGATGATCTTCTTGGTGATCTTCCTGGCGGTCGACGCCACCTGCTGCTACAGAAACCGCTGCGGCCTGCTCATGTCCATCGCCGTGAAGGTCTTCGGACGGAAAGTCCCCGGCCTCCAAATGctggaagaaggagaaggaaccaacGGGTAAGTATAGGTGTTTTGGGGGAAAAGCCCGcccgtgtttgtgtatgtgtgtgtgtatattcatgtgCATTTTTACACTATTTTTCTTGTCACGTCCTTAAAGTTGTCGTCATCATATTTCAAAACCTTTTTCGTTTGACGGCAGAGAAGTTAAGCTGAAGAGTGTGTCCACTCCGAGAGGCAGTGTGCAACATTCGGAAGCGGGACTCACTAAGGACGGGGGGCCGCTCACAGAGATCACCTGCGACAAAGCCCCCCTTACCAAACACAAGTACGTTCATTCATTCCCATGTACAAcaagccccccaccccaccccgcaCACACACCCCTGCATGCTTCCGCCCATGCAGAGATTTGGGTTAAACATTTtttgaaaaagtcaaaaatgtgcAATGTAACAGGAAAAGTTGTTGATGTCGAGCTCGATCAAAAATCAAAGATCATATTTACTTAGTTAGAAAATGTCCTTACCTGCTCGACCTGTCTGCAAGACAGCGTTACTACGGCAACCGTGTTTGACTCGAGGAAAAATATAAAACTCTTTCTAACTTCATTTAGAATTGGCGCATGAAGATCAAATCCACAGCCCAGAAAAACATAAGTATTGATCTCTTTATACCAATGTCttattttcttcccccccccctcccccgcaggAAAAATCTGCACACCGCCACCGCGTGAGGCcgtaaagaagaagaacaagaaaagaagaagcgtGAGAAAAGCGAGGAGACAACAAAGAGGACGTATCAAACGACCGCTGAGTATTCACGATCTCTAGATTCAATGCAAACTGCGATGGGAGAGACGTCTGTGCTGTTGGAGGACGCAGAGACCGACGCAGGTGCATCAGACGATGTCATTCTGCTTTTGATTGGCTCAAAGTGACAACGTCTCATTTTACAGGGTAATCGTgctgtctgtgtttttacaggGTAAAACTTTTTGCTGTTATAAATCTATTTTTGTTGTATTGCTATATTCACTAAAAgtcacaaaaacatgtttaccttctgcattttgaatgtatttgtcaCTGTATTCAGCATTAACTTAACCTATCTACTAACCTTTATATAATTATCATGCACtaatatgtattgtttttcaAACCATACATGAGAgatatctttattattatatatgagaGGCTTTGACCGTGAAGCCATATTTTACTTTGTAGCTTAATTGTTAAGCACTTTTTTTGTGGACACACTTTTATAAATGGTTGTTAAATAACACTGGCCATTTAGGGAACCTGTAATTAAAAGCAGTTTTTATTATGAGAACCTTCTTCTTCAAAGTACCTGTAATAATATATACGTCAGAAATATATAAACCTAACAAAACGTATTAATGTTGTAAGTTATTCTGTTTTTATAGTCACCATATTGACAATGTTGGTCATTACAACTGCAAATTGCCTGACCGTGTTAATGAAGTGTTTTGATATTAATGTAATCGTCAAATATTTAACTTGCAGATTTTTATTTGGATTTGAGACACTTTGACATAATTATGTCATGTTTGCAAATTGCCTGACCGTGTTAATGAAGTGTTGTGATATTAATGTACTATTGCTTTTGAACACTGAACACTGTAcactgtatacatacacatgtcattgcatcttttttgtttgataaaaaaacactgtaaaacaacTTCATGTCTTTTGTGCTCACCAAAACCTCCATAACAAACAGGGTGGGAATGAGGGCCGCTGTGGTGCTTATACCGAATTAATGTTTTAACCTGCATCtcatacaataaaataatacatccATACGcctctgtgcgttgactttgcattaaaaaaacatccccagttctcTTATTATGAATTCCATCCAGACTCAGGTCTAATGTCAGTTTTAAGTCTGTGATAagagtatttttatttattttttacattcaatatttatttctcCACGGCG contains:
- the ncam3 gene encoding neural cell adhesion molecule 1 isoform X1 produces the protein MTKHPAVILKMASMLLLLLLLLLHGTEAKMDMITSKQDIQVGEDILLLCKAGGEGDIVWQKDGEDIDDEDKVSNIDESTSKLVIKKATRQDAGRYTCLCEFDNGHKDDIMTQLYVYEGPSFGSTNTYHEFLEGTDVVMPCLVTGQPAVDVHWLRHREEISSNAEDRVRRLPDGTVHIKQVKREDAGTYVCLAQIRGRPIKEELPVSVVVNAPTTTRLREEVKKVMAGPETNVSLLCLVDGLPKPNITWMLPVAFDPSHHRFNSDRSQMTISSVARADYGEYVCTAANKISESSATFMLHVYEAPEVFVSAEQQSVSVGERVSVSCNVSGHPQPELYWLNKHNGRTLDSSSGLVRAVDGALVIDEVVPSDGGTYSCMAVSTSGNASRDVAIHTQPGPPPDLSVSPGLTTVHFSLKSLPVSGGTPITSFVLQWRQSAAEAWKEVTVPVSGPRSISSLRPYTPYTVRLAALNAVGVGQFSDQHTVRTQGMRGEPDRPVLLSNEMKVEGNSFSVPLQPTDDGGTPLLHFDIRYKPDEEGTEWKEMQLPPDADSVSLRDLSYGSDYQLEVSSINPNGSSAPAIFNFTIADQPVKSSRMTKGSVVAVVMMIFLVIFLAVDATCCYRNRCGLLMSIAVKVFGRKVPGLQMLEEGEGTNGEVKLKSVSTPRGSVQHSEAGLTKDGGPLTEITCDKAPLTKHKKNLHTATA
- the ncam3 gene encoding neural cell adhesion molecule 1 isoform X2 → MPCLVTGQPAVDVHWLRHREEISSNAEDRVRRLPDGTVHIKQVKREDAGTYVCLAQIRGRPIKEELPVSVVVNAPTTTRLREEVKKVMAGPETNVSLLCLVDGLPKPNITWMLPVAFDPSHHRFNSDRSQMTISSVARADYGEYVCTAANKISESSATFMLHVYEAPEVFVSAEQQSVSVGERVSVSCNVSGHPQPELYWLNKHNGRTLDSSSGLVRAVDGALVIDEVVPSDGGTYSCMAVSTSGNASRDVAIHTQPGPPPDLSVSPGLTTVHFSLKSLPVSGGTPITSFVLQWRQSAAEAWKEVTVPVSGPRSISSLRPYTPYTVRLAALNAVGVGQFSDQHTVRTQGMRGEPDRPVLLSNEMKVEGNSFSVPLQPTDDGGTPLLHFDIRYKPDEEGTEWKEMQLPPDADSVSLRDLSYGSDYQLEVSSINPNGSSAPAIFNFTIADQPVKSSRMTKGSVVAVVMMIFLVIFLAVDATCCYRNRCGLLMSIAVKVFGRKVPGLQMLEEGEGTNGEVKLKSVSTPRGSVQHSEAGLTKDGGPLTEITCDKAPLTKHKKNLHTATA